From the Oncorhynchus nerka isolate Pitt River linkage group LG20, Oner_Uvic_2.0, whole genome shotgun sequence genome, one window contains:
- the LOC135563114 gene encoding probable RNA-directed DNA polymerase from transposon BS, translating to MGDFNAKHIDFNCNTTNTSGRVLRDILDSTNLAILNTNEPTHIHSANSTADILDLVLCSPDLAAKLLSFSVSHDVGSDHLPVLASFSLQLQQAPEKQRYNYKKADWDKYRNCITDNITNIAVPTQNPKDLDQLAERIGSILIQAREETIPLTTTRPPQQLPPHILSLIKQKRKIRRDFIRTRAPNLQKQWTAFYHQLDTDTNPQTFWQKIKTINGDKSNNIIPVLKSQNQLIEDNKTKATLFRNHLQNVHSCPDDPLFDKDWKTIVDREMQKTVYTSNPTPVDHPLTRSASIEEIKTHLKKTKNKAPGEDNIDSTLIKQAPDEYLHLLSNLFTACLTEGYFPLPWKSAVVTMIHKPGKDPYNVTSYRPISLLSHVGKLFERVLTQRLSGHTEEMGLLGIHQAGFRKARSTTDNILRLSEDILRNFKKKSLTLAVFFDIEKAFDKMWHNGLCYRLADSNLKLPLSIRNIITSFLHNRTIKVKVSTAISSPFTPEAGVPQGAVLSPLLFLLYISDIYYPPPTVEQVSQFADDLCYWSSSKCPQLAAKKLQKSIEMIESWSNMWRVKLNPQKTQCVLFTKSTGKKTRKPIDLKLYGETIKVGKEAKFLGVTFQKNMSWTTHIANIEREGRKRLNHLKTLCGRKYGASPQTVLKVYTSYIRPLFEYALPAWITASPQQMNRLQTVQNMAAKMAYRLPRYISNHYVNSISGLTSINNRQSVIGQKFINRATHNPSLKEAVGQAKWTTDTPMSIMLKLT from the coding sequence ATGGGAGATTTTAATGCCAAACAcatcgacttcaactgtaatactACAAACACATCGGGAAGAGTACTAAGGGATATCCTCGACAGCACAAACCTGGCCATCCTCAACACCAACGAGCCCACACACATCCATTCTGCAAACTCCACGGCAGACATCCTTGATCTTGTCCTCTGCTCCCCGGACTTGGCTGCTAAACTTCTTAGCTTCTCGGTCAGCCACGACGTGGGAAGTGACCACCTTCCTGTCCttgcctccttctctctccaactCCAACAAGCACCTGAAAAGCAAAGATACAACTACAAGAAAGCAGACTGGGATAAATACAGAAATTGCATTACAGACAACATAACAAATATTGCAGTACCAACGCAGAACCCCAAAGATCTGGACCAGCTGGCGGAGAGAATAGGGAGTATCCTCATCCAGGCCCGGGAAGAGACCATCCCACTTACCaccaccagaccaccacaacAACTCCCACCACACATCCTCAGTCTCATCAAGCAGAAAAGAAAGATCCGGAGAGACTTTATCAGAACAAGAGcacccaacctacagaaacagtggACTGCCTTCTATCACCAGCTAGATACAGACACCAACCCCCAGACCTTCTGGCAAAAAATCAAAACAATCAACGGAGACAAATCCAATAACATCATACCTGTGCTAAAGTCCCAAAACCAACTCATCGAAGACAACAAAACAAAAGCAACACTATTCAGAAACCACCTACAAAATGTTCATTCTTGTCCCGACGATCCTCTCTTTGACAAAGACTGGAAAACCATTGTCGACAGAGAAATGCAGAAAACAGTGTACACCTCAAATCCGACACCAGTAGACCATCCCCTCACCCGCTCTGCGAGCATTGAAGAAATCAAGACCCAcctgaaaaaaacaaaaaacaaagcaCCAGGGGAAGACAACATTGACAGCACACTCATCAAACAAGCACCTGACGAATACCTGCACCTTCTTTCCAACCTCTTCACAGCATGTCTCACGGAAGGCTACTTTCCCCTACCCTGGAAATCTGCAGTTGTCACAATGATCCACAAACCTGGCAAAGACCCATACAACGTCACAAGTTACAGACCAATCAGCCTCCTCAGCCATGTCGGGAAGCTGTTTGAGCGAGTACTCACCCAAAGACTGAGCGGCCACACCGAGGAAATGGGCCTCCTTGGAATCCACCAAGCTGGCTTCAGGAAAGCAAGATCAACCACCGATAACATTCTAAGACTGTCAGAGGACATCCTTCGGAACTTCAAGAAAAAATCACTTACCCTGGCGGTTTTCTTTGACATAGAGAAAGCATTTGACAAGATGTGGCACAACGGACTATGTTACCGGCTCGCAGATTCCAATCTCAAACTACCGCTCTCCATCAGAAACATCATCACCAGCTTTCTCCACAACCGTACAATTAAAGTGAAGGTCTCCACAGCAATATCATCACCCTTCACCCCGGAGGCAGGTGTCCCACAGGGGGCAGTTCTAAGCCCGCTACTTTTTCTACTCTACATATCAGATATCTACTACCCTCCACCCACCGTAGAACAAGTCTCACAGTTTGCCGATGACCTCTGCTACTGGTCCAGCTCCAAATGTCCTCAACTTGCTGCAAAAAAACTACAGAAGTCTATTGAAATGATCGAGTCGTGGTCCAACATGTGGCGAGTAAAATTGAACCCACAAAAGACCCAATGTGTCCTCTTCACAAAAAGCACAGGGAAAAAGACCAGGAAACCCATAGATCTCAAACTCTACGGTGAAACAATAAAAGTAGGAAAAGAAGCAAAATTCCTTGGAGTCACCTTCCAGAAGAACATGAGCTGGACAACCCATATAgcgaacatagagagagagggacgaaaaAGACTAAACCACCTAAAAACGCTGTGCGGAAGAAAATATGGAGCCTCACCTCAGACAGTGCTGAAAGTCTACACCAGCTACATCCGCCCCCTCTTTGAATACGCCCTGCCAGCCTGGATAACAGCTTCACCGCAGCAGATGAATCGGCTACAGACAGTCCAAAACATGGCAGCAAAAATGGCTTACAGACTACCAAGATACATCAGCAACCACTACGTTAACAGCATATCTGGACTGACATCAATCAacaacagacagtcagtcattggCCAGAAGTTCATCAACAGAGCCACTCACAACCCATCATTGAAGGAAGCCGTGGGACAGGCCAAATGGACCACAGATACACCCATGTCCATAATGCTAAAGCTGACCTAG
- the LOC115103137 gene encoding GTP-binding protein 4-like: MKGKKVHDVLNRLHLAVPAKRDEKVRPPFIPEGTRIGRKTVEVDAPKRKTDLEKEEELKEKAGEYKTGEDEEMQEIRQLAKQIREKRKLKIVCSKDKDVHCPRLPRTVKKIERNSGERNGRPWSGHDWQR; this comes from the exons ATGAAGGGCAAGAAGGTGCATGATGTTCTCAACAGATTGCATTTAGCAGTACCTGCTAAGAGGGATGAAAAG GTGAGACCACCATTCATTCCAGAGGGAACTAGGATTGGCAGGAAAACAGTGGAGGTGGATGCACCCAAACGCAAAACA GatctggagaaggaggaggagctgaAGGAGAAGGCAGGGGAGTACAAGACtggtgaggatgaggagatgCAGGAGATCCGCCAGCTGGCCAAACAgatcagagagaagaggaagctAAAGATTGTGTGCTCCAAAGATAAGGATGTGCATTGCCCCAGACTACCCAGAACTGTCAAGAAG ATTGAAAGAAACTCTGGAGAAAGAAATGGGAGACCTTGGTCTGGACATGACTGGCAAAGATGA